Below is a window of Bifidobacterium asteroides DNA.
TGTTTAGTACATTGAACAGGTAAATTAATAAAATCACTGAACAATGAAAGAATGATATTCCGAGAAAGTCTTGATAAGACTTCAAAAAGACAACGGTATGTCGATTTCCGGGATTGACCTTCATACAATCTGATCAACAATGATTAGAGTATAAGACCAGGATGGAATAATACCTGCTGCCGAACTAAAAGGGACACTATGATATGCAGGATATCCAAGAAATAGAACATCTATATTTCAAATATATATATATATGACTAAATAGGTGTTGAACTATCTATTGTGCGTAACATCGTTTCAAACCAGGAGGTCAAAACTTCGAATAATTCGGTCTGAAAACACATTCAAAGCAGGCAATATATTTCCACCAGCGTGCCGACTTCCCTCTTAAACAAGCTCTCTCGTTCATTGTGATTAAGCATCAGCCAAGCTGCTGTCTGGAGACCAGACTAAATCTACTATGACTATGACATAGTCGGTCAATTTCCAATCCGTCATTCCACAAGGCTCTATGTTAGAGAAGAGTAATCTATTATTCGATCGAGTTCATTCTTACCTCACTTCTAAACCAGTCCTCGGACACAAAAATCATTCATAAATTTCATTCTGGTATCGTACTTCAGTGTTTGTCCACGAGAATCACGTGGGTATCTTCAAGGCCGGGCGCAACCAAAGCTTGACAAACCCGTGGATTCTGTCCATGATATTGTTTTATCGCTTTAGCAGCCTTATCAAGCTCGCCCTGTGCCGATCGACCCTTAAGCGCAATAAGCTGACCTCCCAATTTCAAAAGAGGCAGGGTCCACCCAGCGAGCTTAGTCATGGGGGCTACAGCTCGGCATGTCACAACATCGAAGGCCTGTGGAACTGAAGGATTAGAGTCGATGTATGCTAGACCTGCTCCACCTGTCACAAGCGGGGAGTCATGGCTATTTACATCTAGATCTTGTTGATTGTCATCATTTCTGGCTGCAGCAAAAGTTGAAGAACCGTGGCCGGAAGCAGAAACAGACTGTTCTGCATTTCGGCGACCATCGTGACGCCGGCCCTGTGAACTTTTTTTGTTATGCCGCGTTGACGCATGGGGTGATTTCGGGACCAGGTTCTCTGCACGCTTGCGAAGCACAACCGCATTAGCCAGGTGCAGCTCATCAACAACCTCCTGCAGCCAGATTACACGCCGCTCCATTGGCTCGACTAGAACAACCTTACACTGCGGAAGGCAAGCTGCCAATACAATACCAGGAAAGCCTCCGCCGGAGCCTATATCCGCCACCGTTGCCGTGGGACTGTCAGTGGTCAATCGGTCTCGAACAAAAGGCACAATAGCAGCTGAATTGAGAATGTGCCGCTCCCAAATAATGTCTTCATCGCGAGGGCCAATGATCCCCCTCTCCACGCCCTCGCGTAAGAGCTTGTCATGAAAACGCTGCATGGGTACCAGAGCATCACCGAGCACCTGGCTCAATATGGGACTATCGTTCAGCTCATCATCCACAACAGCCATTTCGACTCCTCACATTCATATTCGATGCCCAGTCAATTACAGTCACAGACCGCGACAGTGTCATACTGTCTCGTACAGCGAGATTTCACTCTGCCAGAACCGAAAAACCATTAGATTCCTAGGACTGCTATCAAAGTATTGTTCTCAACCGCAAAAGGACATCGAGAGTCATATATATCAGTATCCTATCGAAACAGCATAGGTGCAGTCTCTAATAGAGGGTCACCAACAAGGGCATTCCGATTAAGCATTGAGACAGACTAGCCGCCATCATGAGCCAGACAGCACTACACACCTGCCAAATAGCACAACCCTGGCAGATAGCGCACAACAGACTTAGGCAGTACGACCGCGCCAAGCAGTGAACCAATCTAAAAGGACGACGTCATACAATGCTTCATTGGCCCATGGTCCCAAATGGCTCTGCGATCACTCCCTGTGGGCACCATCAGGATCGTCATCAGCCGCGTAGTCAGCCGAATCAACGACCTGATCAGTTTCATCTGTGTCCAGCGGGGCATCATACCCGACTGGCTTACCCTCAATATCGTCAGACAGGTCCTCGTCTTCGCTCTTGGCCCTCAGGTAGACGGTGACATAACGATGGGGTTCCTCGCCGTGGGAACGTGACTTCAGCCCCTCCTCACGAACCATGTCATGGACGATCTTGCGCTCGAAAGAGTTCATAGGCTTCATATTCACGGGATCGCCAGTCTCACGGACCTCGTCAATCACATCCAGAGCCTGCTCGCGAAGATGTTCGCGCTTGCGCCTTAGGAAGCCGTCCACATCCACAATCAGATGGGAGCGCTCCCCTATCTTCTGCTGCACGGCCAGCCGTGTCAGCTGTTGAAGAGCATCAACCACCTCGCCATCCTTGCCGATCAGATGTTTGATGTCCGTATCGTCGTCAGCCACAATCTGCACGGTCGGACGGTGGTTGCGCACCCCCATCTCAATATCGCCCTCATAATCGACGATGTCCAGCAACCCCTCCAGATAGTCGGCGGCGACATCCGCTTCCTCATTGAGTTGCTCAATGGTCTTTCCCTGGTCCAGAGACTGAGACATCTATGCTCTCCTTACACGCGTTTACATCCGATTCATAACCTCAGACCCACTGGATTCCTGGTCACCAATCGAGTGTCCAGTATTGAGGATACACGGACGTGATGATTGCAGACTACTCCAGTATCCGCCCGACCGAAAGCTGGGTCACCGCGCCGGCCATTACTGCCAATAGCCGGATCAACGACCGCGACGCTTGCGGTGGGGCTGAGAACGCTGGTGGGAGACGTTCTTGTTGTTGCGGGCTTCCTCCTCCAGCCGCTTGGCCTCCATCAGTTGCTCCTCCTCCAAAGAGGGCAGCCCCTGGCGCTTGCGACGAGCGTTCTCATGGCGGTGATCCCGCTCCTCCTTGCTCTCTGCAGCCGGCGAGCCGGGAGTGGGCATATGGTGGACCTGGAAGAGGGTTCGGCCCAGATTCCAAAGGTTGTTGGTCAACCAGTAAATCAGCACGGCGAAG
It encodes the following:
- a CDS encoding 16S rRNA (guanine(527)-N(7))-methyltransferase RsmG, whose product is MAVVDDELNDSPILSQVLGDALVPMQRFHDKLLREGVERGIIGPRDEDIIWERHILNSAAIVPFVRDRLTTDSPTATVADIGSGGGFPGIVLAACLPQCKVVLVEPMERRVIWLQEVVDELHLANAVVLRKRAENLVPKSPHASTRHNKKSSQGRRHDGRRNAEQSVSASGHGSSTFAAARNDDNQQDLDVNSHDSPLVTGGAGLAYIDSNPSVPQAFDVVTCRAVAPMTKLAGWTLPLLKLGGQLIALKGRSAQGELDKAAKAIKQYHGQNPRVCQALVAPGLEDTHVILVDKH
- a CDS encoding R3H domain-containing nucleic acid-binding protein yields the protein MSQSLDQGKTIEQLNEEADVAADYLEGLLDIVDYEGDIEMGVRNHRPTVQIVADDDTDIKHLIGKDGEVVDALQQLTRLAVQQKIGERSHLIVDVDGFLRRKREHLREQALDVIDEVRETGDPVNMKPMNSFERKIVHDMVREEGLKSRSHGEEPHRYVTVYLRAKSEDEDLSDDIEGKPVGYDAPLDTDETDQVVDSADYAADDDPDGAHRE